In Streptomyces ambofaciens ATCC 23877, a single genomic region encodes these proteins:
- a CDS encoding DUF4232 domain-containing protein, which produces MRTTQFVESTESTGPAASAGSVRPAQPTTAAAVVLAAALLLSACGDGGSGGDGSGGGTDDRGDAACRVAEVGVGVEPSPAPAAGDTGTVSVTLTNRGPSCVLHGFPTVTLNAGDASVRVPREEAATPQRLTLGKQDTASFTVAYVRGGDDGTGEPGDADGTSGTDATGGLTVRSVEFALPDDASTHRFPWSYGTVATKGEGRPDATVGAFQRAGD; this is translated from the coding sequence GTGCGCACCACCCAGTTCGTCGAGTCCACCGAGTCCACCGGGCCCGCCGCGTCCGCCGGGTCCGTCAGGCCCGCACAGCCCACCACCGCCGCCGCCGTCGTCCTGGCCGCGGCGCTCCTCCTGAGCGCCTGCGGCGACGGCGGGAGCGGTGGTGACGGCAGTGGCGGCGGTACCGACGACCGCGGCGACGCCGCCTGCCGCGTCGCCGAGGTGGGTGTGGGGGTCGAACCGAGCCCCGCCCCGGCCGCGGGGGACACGGGCACCGTCTCGGTGACCCTCACCAACCGCGGCCCGTCATGCGTCCTCCACGGCTTCCCCACCGTGACGCTGAACGCGGGTGACGCCTCGGTCCGGGTCCCGCGGGAGGAGGCGGCCACGCCCCAGCGGCTGACCCTCGGCAAGCAGGACACGGCGTCCTTCACGGTCGCCTACGTACGGGGAGGGGACGACGGCACCGGCGAACCCGGCGACGCGGACGGCACCAGCGGCACCGACGCCACCGGCGGCCTCACCGTGCGCTCGGTGGAGTTCGCCCTGCCGGACGACGCCTCCACCCACCGCTTCCCCTGGTCGTACGGCACCGTGGCGACGAAGGGCGAGGGCCGGCCGGACGCCACGGTGGGGGCGTTCCAACGCGCCGGCGACTGA